TGGGCATCTCATAGTGTGAATATCTTCTTTTCCCGCATGGCGGGCATGGCGGCAAGCTGCCGGTATATGTCGTCCTGCCGGGCGAACGACGTGATAATAACGGCCTGCGCGTCCAGATGGGCGAGAGATTCGGGGGGCAGAACAGTGTGATCGTGAAAGCGGGTGCCCTGTTTGCGCGAGGCGTTGTCCAGAATGCCCACAACGGTGCATCCGCTGCCCTGCAGGGCGGTGAGAACCACCTCGCAGGTTTCGGCTGCGCCGAAGAGAGCCACTCTGGTTATGCCTTCTTCCGTCAGCGGCTCAAGCCGCCTGCGGACTATCTGCTTGAGCGAGGCGTATGCCTGCACCATTTCCGAGCAGTAGGTCTCCATGAGTGTTTTTCTTTCCGCCACTCCCTTGGGAGTGAGAGCATACATGTAGCTTTTCTTGTCCACGGGCTGAAAATCCACAAGGCCCTGCCCCTGCATTTCAGCCAGATATTTGTGCACCATGGCGCTGCTGGTATGGCAGAATTTTCCCAGCCGGGTCTGGCTGAGCCGGCTGTTTTCCGAAAGAGCCTGCAGCAGGGCCAGGATGCGCAGCTTCACGGTGGGTTTTATGAATTGCTTGCCGAGAAAAAACACTGTCGGTCCCTTTTCATAAACGTTTAGTAGGTTTGTGATTGATGTTAGAGAAGCGATCCGGCTCTGTCAACATCACGAAAAAGGGGTGCGGTCTTCCCGGGGGCGTTCACTGCACCCGGCAGGCTGTGCCGCGCGGGGTATGCGGTATGTTTTCACTACAAATAATGCAAACGGCGTTCCAGCAGGGAACGCCGTTTGCGAAAAGGAGTGTGTTCAGCCGGGACGTCTGAATGGGGTCGTCCCCGCCGCCGGATAGGCGTACCGGTTCAGCGGGGCAGAATGCGCACCATCAGCCGCGCGGTGGCAAGGATGTGTCCTTCCATGGCGCGCTGCACCTGCCCTTTGGTGGCTCCGGGCTTAATGCTCACGCGGGCGTCCAGCGCATGCAGCGTGAACTGACACATGCGGGCCTTGCCCGTGGGTTTAGGCCCGTCATAGCTGGCGTTGCCGCAGGAGTTCAGCCCGTGTCCCGCGCCGGGAAAGGGATCAAATTCCCTTGCCACGCCTTCCTCCAGCCCGGTCATGGTGGCGGGGAGGTTATAGAGCAGCCAGTGGTCCTGCGTGTCCGTTTCCGTCATCTGCTCCGCCTGTTCTGCCTGTTTTGTCTGCCGATCTGTGAGCAGTGCCGAATCGCAGATAAGTGTCAGGTATTTGGCCTGCGGGGGAACATCCTCCCATGCCAGCGGGGGCGAAAGGTTCTCGCCGTCTGCCGCATGGCGCAGGGGCAGGGTGTCGCCGTGGGCAAAGGCAGTGCTTGTTATGCGCATATCAGGACTCCTTGCCCTTCAGTCCGTAACCGGCCTGCATTATCTGTCCGGTGAGGGTGGTTTCGTATCCGCCCATCGCCTCTATGCGGGCGCGGAAGGTGGGAGAACGCAGCAGCTTCAGCACCGCCTGCACGCCCGGTGTTTCCATAAACCTGTTGGGGATGATGAGGTCGTAGCGTTCGCGGGCAAGGGGAACAAAGTCCAGTTCCAGCGCGCGCGCCGCCGCGCGGATGCCCAGCCCCGTGTCTGCCGCCCCCGTGAGCACGTTCACCGCCACCGCCATGTGGGTGAACTCTTCCTTGTCGTAGCCGTTCACAGCATCGAAAGCTATGCCCGCCTGTTTGAGGTGGTAGTCCAGCAGAATGCGTGTTCCCGCGCCGCGCTGCCGGTTCAGAAACCGTACTGTGCCGTCCGCAAGGTCCTGAATGCTGCGTATCCCGCGCGGATTGCCCTTGGGCACAATGAATCCCTGATGCCGTATGGCAAGGTTCACCAGCGTAACCTCGTTCTTCGCAAGCTGCTCCGGGAGGTATTTTGCCAGAAAGGGAAAGTTGTAGTCATCGCATTCCGGGTCAAAGAGGTGGGCGCCGGCAAAGTGGCAGGAGCCGTTCTTAATGGCAAGGATGCCGCCCATGGACCCCACGTGGCTGGAGGTGAGGCGAACGGGCGAATCCAGTCCCATGAGCTCGTCCGCGAGGACATCAAGGGTGTTGTCGTGGCTGCCCACGCAGACCAGCACGTTCCGCACCGCTTCTTCCGATACCATAAGCTCAGCGGCAACGGCGGTATGCTGTTCCAGCCCTTCCGCCTGTGCGGGTATGCGGGCCAGCGCCTGCGCCCGCGAAAGCGTGGTGATGCAGCCCGCCCCGCGAGCCAGCGGGGTAGCCACATACTTATCGCCCACCTTGCCCACGGCAAGGCGCAAAAATTCTTCCATACCCAGCTTGGAGGGAACCTTGCGTGTCAGTTCCACCTGCACCGGCTGGCGGCGGGGTGTTTCCGTCCGTCCCAGCCAGCATATGAGCGGGGCGAGCAGTTCTTCGAAACACACCACGGCGCTGACAGGATACCCCGGCGCGCCCGCCACCAGCTTGCCCCGGCATACCCCGAGCAGCGAAGGCTTGCCGGGCATGGCCGCGATGCCGTGCACCAGCACCTCGCCGAAGGCGGCAATGGTGTCCCGCGTGTAGTCCTTTGTTCCGGCAGAAGACCCCGCGCAGATGATGGCGATGTGGGCTTCTGATTCAAGGGCGTCCTGCACTGCCTGCCGCAGAGCCTCAGGGTTGTCGGCTACGGGGGGAGTGCGGGTGACGGTGCAGCCCAGCCGGCGTGCAAGGGCGGCAAGAACCTGCGAGTTACTTTCCACCACCTGACCCGCGCCGGGCGTGGGGCGCGTGGTAAAGTCCAGCACCTCGTCCCCGGTAGGAATAACGGCAACCCGCACAGGTTCCCAGACGGGAACGTCCCACAGCCCTGCGCTGAGCAGCGCGCCTATGTCGTAGGGGCTTATGCGGTGGTTGCGGGGAAAGAGCAGTTCCGTGGCCACGATATCCTCACCAATGCGGCGCACATGCTGCCATGGGAAGGCGGGGGCTTCCGTGGCAATGGCGTCCGGACCGGATTCCGTCACGTTTTCTATCATGATGACCGCATCGCACCCTTCCGGCAGGGGGTGGCCGGTATTCACCGCGAAACAGTCCGTTCCCTTGCGCAGCACCTTGGGGCTGCCCTCGCGTGCGCCGAAGGTGGCCTGCGCGGTAACCGCATAGCCGTCCATGGCTGCGCTGTGCACGGTGGGGGAAGAGAAACGGGCGAAGACGGCCTCGGAGAGCACGCGGTCCGCCGCCTCGTTGGCGGGTACGGTGACGGAGCGGACAAGGCGTTCGCGGTCCAGCGCGGCGCGGGCTATTTCTACGGCTTCAGGGATGGGGATGGTCTTCAGGTATACGTTGCGCTTGGGTGCGGTCATGCGGATTCTCCGTGGGTATGACGCGGTTACGGCGGCGGTGTCGTCAGGGCGTGTCCGGTCAGTGTCAGTCGGTGCTTGCGGGGGGCAACTGCTGCTCTATAGCCTGCTTGTGCCTGCGGTACAACCCGCGAAACTGGTGATAGGTGAGTCCGAGCAGGTCTGCGGCCTGCCGCTGGTTATGCCGTGCGCGGAGCAGTGCCTGCCGCAGCGAATGCAGTTCCAGCCGCCGTATG
This region of Desulfovibrio psychrotolerans genomic DNA includes:
- a CDS encoding winged helix-turn-helix transcriptional regulator encodes the protein MKLRILALLQALSENSRLSQTRLGKFCHTSSAMVHKYLAEMQGQGLVDFQPVDKKSYMYALTPKGVAERKTLMETYCSEMVQAYASLKQIVRRRLEPLTEEGITRVALFGAAETCEVVLTALQGSGCTVVGILDNASRKQGTRFHDHTVLPPESLAHLDAQAVIITSFARQDDIYRQLAAMPAMREKKIFTL
- a CDS encoding YbhB/YbcL family Raf kinase inhibitor-like protein; translated protein: MRITSTAFAHGDTLPLRHAADGENLSPPLAWEDVPPQAKYLTLICDSALLTDRQTKQAEQAEQMTETDTQDHWLLYNLPATMTGLEEGVAREFDPFPGAGHGLNSCGNASYDGPKPTGKARMCQFTLHALDARVSIKPGATKGQVQRAMEGHILATARLMVRILPR
- a CDS encoding molybdopterin biosynthesis protein gives rise to the protein MTAPKRNVYLKTIPIPEAVEIARAALDRERLVRSVTVPANEAADRVLSEAVFARFSSPTVHSAAMDGYAVTAQATFGAREGSPKVLRKGTDCFAVNTGHPLPEGCDAVIMIENVTESGPDAIATEAPAFPWQHVRRIGEDIVATELLFPRNHRISPYDIGALLSAGLWDVPVWEPVRVAVIPTGDEVLDFTTRPTPGAGQVVESNSQVLAALARRLGCTVTRTPPVADNPEALRQAVQDALESEAHIAIICAGSSAGTKDYTRDTIAAFGEVLVHGIAAMPGKPSLLGVCRGKLVAGAPGYPVSAVVCFEELLAPLICWLGRTETPRRQPVQVELTRKVPSKLGMEEFLRLAVGKVGDKYVATPLARGAGCITTLSRAQALARIPAQAEGLEQHTAVAAELMVSEEAVRNVLVCVGSHDNTLDVLADELMGLDSPVRLTSSHVGSMGGILAIKNGSCHFAGAHLFDPECDDYNFPFLAKYLPEQLAKNEVTLVNLAIRHQGFIVPKGNPRGIRSIQDLADGTVRFLNRQRGAGTRILLDYHLKQAGIAFDAVNGYDKEEFTHMAVAVNVLTGAADTGLGIRAAARALELDFVPLARERYDLIIPNRFMETPGVQAVLKLLRSPTFRARIEAMGGYETTLTGQIMQAGYGLKGKES